The segment TCGACGGCCGCCGGATGCCCGTGAGCGCGCAGGTCGAGCAGTACGACTTCTCCGCGCACGCCGACGAAGCCGGATTGCGGGCGTTCCTCGACGACTACCGGGACGCACGGGTGCTCGTGAACCACGGCGACGACTGCGAGCGCTTCGCCGCCGACCTCCGCGCGGACGGCTACGACGCGAGCGCGCCCGCAGTCGGCGACACCGCGACGCTGTGACCTCCTCGCCCACCCCCAGTTGATTAGTAAACGTCACTCCATCTCGTGGGTTTAGAAGTAAAGGGGGTAGGTTAACCGTCCGGGACGGTTACCGGGACGCAACTTCGAACGCGCACCTGACGCCACCGCGAACGCGCACCGGACGCCACCGCGAACGCGCACCGGACGCCACCGCGAACGTGCATCGGCGCGACTGCTGGCTGTTCCCGGTTCCGACGTACCCTACAAATGTCCACGAATCACGAAACCCTCGACGCCGCGTCCGTCCTCGACGCGGCGACCGTCCTCGTCGTCGGCGCGGCCGACTGGACGACGACGCTCGCCGCCGCACTCGAGGAGCGAACCGCCGCGACGGTCGAACGAGCGACCGCGAACTCGGCGGCGCTCGACGTCCTCGAGTCCAGCGACGTCGACGCCGTCGTCACCGAGAACGCGCTCGAGGACGGGACCGGCATCGAGCTCCTCCGGGCCGTCCGCGACCGCACCGCGACGCTCCCCGTCCTCCTCGGGGCGGAGAACGGGAGCGAGGCGCTCGCGAGCGAGGCGACCGCCGCCGGCGTCACCGGGTACGTCGCCGTCGACGCCCCGTCCGACGCCGTCGTCGACGACGTCCTCGAGCGCACCGACCGTGCGATCCGGGCCGCTCGCCGGTCCCGGACGCGCCGCGATCGCGCCCGCCAGTTCGACGCGATCTTCCACGACGACCGCACCGCGACGTGGGTGCTCGCGCCCGACGGCACGCTCGAGCGCGTCAACCAGACCGCGCGGGAGGTCGTCGACGCCGACGTCGACGACATCGTCGGCGAACCGCTCTGGACGCTCCCGTGGTGGACGGACGCGGCGGACGACCGGGCCGACGTCCGGCGGATCGTCGAGACCGCGCTCGGCGGCTCGTTCGGGCACGCGGTCGTCCTCCGCGAGGGCGTCGACGGCGGTCGCGTCGTCGAGCTCTCGGCGCGGCCCGTCACTGACGAACGCGGTCGTCTCGTCTCCGTCGTCGTCGAGGGCGTCGACATCTCCGAGCGCGTCGACCTGGAGCGCGACCTCCGCCGGTCCGAGGAACTCCATCGCGTCACGCTCAACAACATGACCGACACCGTCCTCATCACCGACGAGGACGGCGAGTACACGTACGTCTGCCCGAACGCGCACTTCATCTTCGGGTACGGCGCCGACGAGATCCGCGACCTCGGCGGCATCGACGCGCTCCTCGGCGAGGACCTCTTCGACCGCGAGGAACTCGCGGAGACGGGCGTCCTGAAGAACATCGAGTGCACGGCGATCGACAAGGCCGGGCGCGAGCACACGCTCCTCGTGAACGTCCGCGAGGTGTCGATCCAGGACGGCCGGCTCCTCTACAGTTGCCGCGACATCACGAAGCGCAAGCAGCGCGAGGAGGCGCTCGCGACGCTCCAGGAGACGGCGCGGGACTTCCTGTACGCGGGCACGCACCGCGAGATCGCCCAGCAGGTCGTCGACGACGCCGCGAGCGTGCTCGACCTGGACGCGAGCGCGGTGTACCTGTTCGACGCCGAGGAGAACCACCTCGAGCCGGCCGCGTACTCGCAGGGGATGCGCGAGGCGCACGGCCCGCTCCCGACCGTACACGCCGACGGCCGCGACCTGACGAGCTACAGCTTCGTCGAGGACGAATCGCTGTTCTTCGACGATGTCCACGACGCCGACCGGCTCGCGAACCCCGCGACGGAGCTCCGGAGCACGACGTACATCCCGCTCGGGAGTCACGGCGTGTTCGTCGCCGGGTCGACGGACGTCGGCGCGTTCGACGACGTCGCGCGCGAACTCGCGGACCTGCTCGCCGCGACGGCCGAGGCCGCGCTCGACCGCGTCAGTCGCGAGAGCCGGCTCCGCGAGCAGGACCGCGAACTCCAGGCGCGAAACGACGAACTCACGGCGCTGAACCGGATCAACGAGACGATCCGCGAGATCGACCAGGCGCTCGTGCGCGCGGAGACGCGCGAGGAGATCGACCACACGGTCTGCGACCTCCTGACGGCCGACGACCGGTTCCGGTTCGCCTGGGTCGGGAGCGTCGACGGGACGGGCGACGTCGTCGAGCCGCGCGCGTGGGCGGGCGCCGACGAGGGCTACCTGGACGCCGTCTCGTTCGACGTCGACGCCCACCACGTGGAGCCGGCCGGGCGGACGGCGGCGACCCAGCGCGCGACGAAGGTGTCGAACGTCGCCACGGACCTCCGCGTGGCACCCTGGCGGAAGGACGCGCTCGCTCGCGACTTCCTCTCGGTCCTGAGCATCCCGCTCGCGTACGACGACGTCACGCACGGCGTGCTGACGGTGTACGCGGAGACGCCGGACGCGTTCGACGAGACGATACGGACCGTCCTCGAGGAGCTCGCGGAGACGATCGCGGCCGCGATCAGCGCGAGCGAACGCAAGCGAGCGCTACTGACGACGTCGATGACGCGCGTGGAGTTCGCGGTCGAGGACCGCTCGTTCGTCCTCGCCGCGCTCGCGCGCGCCGCTGACTGCACGGTCACGTACGAGGGCGGCGTCCAGCAGACGGCGACGGGAACCCAGGTGTTCGTGACCGTCGAGGACGCGCCCGTCGACGACGTCGTGGCGGCCGCACGGGACGTCGTCGGCGTCGACGACGTCCATCGAATGGCCGGCGGCGAGACCGGTGGCGTGCTCCGACTCGGGCTCTCTAGGCCGTTCGTCGCCGCCGAGTTCGCCGACTACGGCGCGGTCGTCAGCCGGATCGAGGCGACGGCGGCGGGGACGACGCTGACCGTGGACGTGCCCGAGAGCGTCGACGTCAGGCGCGTCACGCGCGTCGTCGAGGAGCGGTTCGACGACGCCGAACTCGCGTCGAAGCAGACGCGCTCGCAGGCGAGCGAGCACGGGTTCTACGCGACCGTCCTCGACCGCCTGACCGACCGTCAGTTAGAGGTCCTGGAGACCGCGTACTACAGCGGGTTCTTCGAGTCGCCGCGCCAGTGTACCGGGGACGTGGTCGCGGACTCGCTGGGCATCTCGCCGCAGGCGTTCTACCAGCACGTGCGAACCGTCCAGCGGAAGCTCTTCGCCGCGCTCGTCGACGACCACGTCCCCGTCTCGCCGCCAGCCAGCGCGTGACTCGACTGCCCTCCGGTGCGCGACCCAGCCACTCGCCCCAGCGTGGACTTTACTACTAAACCCCACTCGCGCCGAGGGGTTCGGTGACCAACTGCCACCTACTCACCGCCGTCGCCGCTAGTGGGTCGTAGAGCACCCGCGGTTCGCGGCGTGCTCCCCACACACCATGAGAGACGTAGACCACGATCCGAGCGAAGCGTCGCCGTACGAGTGTTTCGAATGCGGGAGCGTCGTCGTCGCCGAGGACAACCCCGGCGCGTGCCCGGACTGCGCGGGATCGTTACGCAATCGACGGACGCCCATAGAGTAAGATGGCTTCGACCACGACCACGGACGACGAGACAGACGGCGTCGACGAATCGACCGGCGGGGACGAGATCGCGAGCGACGGCGTCGACGGATCGACCGAGGCCGACGACGTGGACGACGAGACCGAGACGGAGTCGGCGCTGGAGACGGCGCGCCGGCAGCTCCAGCAGGCCGCGGCGCTCGTCGACGTCGACCAGCACATCGTCGACCGACTCAAGTACCCGAAGGCCGTCCACGAGGTGACGGTTCCCGTGGAGCGCGACGACGGAAGCGTCGACCTGTTCACGGGCTACCGCGCGCAGCACGACAGCGTCCGCGGGCCGTTCAAGGGCGGACTCCGGTACCATCCCGACGTCACGCGCGACGAGTGCGTGGGGCTGGGGATGTGGATGACGTGGAAGTGCGCGGTCATGGACATCCCGTTCGGCGGCGCGAAGGGCGGCGTGGCCGTCGACCCGAAGTCCCTCAGCGACGACGAGACAGAGCGCCTCACGCGCCGGTTCGCGGGCGAACTCCGTGACGTCATCGGGCCGAACACGGACATTCCCGCGCCCGACATGGGGACGACCCCGCAGACGATGGCGTGGCTGATGGACGCGTACTCGATGCAGGAGGGCGAGACGACGCCCGGCGTCGTCACCGGGAAGCCGCCCGTCGTCGGCGGGAGCGAGGGCCGGGACGGAGCACCTGGACGAAGCGTCGCGCTCGTCACTCGGGAAGCGGTCGAGTACTACGGGAAGGACCTCGCGGAGACGACGGTCGCAATCCAGGGGTTCGGAAGCGTCGGCGCGAACGCCGCGCGCCTCCTCGACGAGTGGGGCGCGAGCGTGGTCGCGGTCAGCGACGTGAACGGCGCGATCTACGACCAGAGCGGCCTGGACACGCACGCCGTGCAGTCCCACGGCGAACAGCCCGAGGCGGTCATGGGCCACGACGCGCCCGCGACGCTCTCGAACGAAGAACTCCTCGAACTGGACGTCGACGTCCTCGTCCCGGCCGCGGTCGGGAACGTGCTGACGGTGGAGAACGCGGACGACGTCGCGGCGGACCTGATCGTCGAGGGCGCGAACGGCCCGACGACCAGCGGCGCAGGCGAGGTGTTCGCCGAGCGCGATATTCCGGTGATTCCGGACATCCTCGCGAACGCCGGCGGCGTCACCGTGAGCTACTTCGAGTGGCTCCAGGACATCAACCGCCGGAAGTGGAGCCTCGAACGCGTCCACGAGGAACTCGACGCGGAGATGCTGTCGGCGTGGCATCGCGTCCGCGAAGAGCACGAGGCGCGCGACGTGACGTGGCGCGACGCCGCGTACGTCGTCGCGCTCTCTCGCGTGGCCGAAGCACACGCCACCCGCGGCCTCTGGCCGTAGGCACGACCGACGCGCGGCCTCGGACCGCCGGTCGCGACCGACGCGCGGCCTCTGGCCGGAAGTCGCTACCGCGGCGCGGACGCCGGTTCTCGCCCCGCGAGAGTCACGGTCGAGCTATTTGACCGTTCGACGCGTCACAGTAACCATGGTACTCCACCGTCTCCTCGTCGCCGCGGGGTCGGCCGTGGTCGCGTTCGGCGTCGTCGCCGTCGCGGTCGTCGAAGCGCTCGCGCCGCGAGCGGACGTCGGCGCGGGCATCGTCGGGGTCGGCGCGGGCGCGCTCGCCGCACTCGCGGTCTTCGTCGCGGTGGCGCTGTTCGTCGAGGAGCTCGCGGGGCCATCGCGGTGGGCGGTCGACGCGGTCGGCGCTGCCGGACTCAGCCTCCTCCCCGTCGCCGCGGTCGTCTACGTCGGCGCCGTCTCGCTTTCCACCACGACGGTACTCGGCGTCGCCGGAGTCGTCGCCGCGCTCGCGTTCGCCGGCGGCTGGATCGCTCGCGAACGCACCGCCTGACTGCTGGATCGCTCGCGAACGCACCGCCTGACTGCTGGATCGCTCGCGAACGCGACGCGTGACCACCCGCGACCGAGACCGCACCGATTCATCAATCCTTATTAACTGACCGACGCCGAGTTAGTAGCATGACGGTCGCGAGCGTCTCCATGCCCCAGGAACTGCTGGACAGGATCGACGAGTTCGCCGACGAACACGGCTACACGGGCCGGTCGGAGGTGCTCCGCGAGGGCGCGCGGAATCTCTTAGGCGAGTTCGAGGACAAGCAACTCGAGGACCGACAGCTCATCGGCGTCATCACCGTGCTCTTCGACTTCGAGACGAGCAACGCCGAACAGCGCATGATGACGCTCCGCCACGAGTACGAGGGCCTCGTCAAGTCGAACTTCCACAACCACGTCGGCGACCACCAGTGCATGGAGCTGTTCGTCCTCGAGGGGAGTCTCGAGGAGATCTCCGCGTTCGTCGGGAAGGTCCGCGCGACCAAGGGGACGACGACGGTCGACTACTCCGTGACGCCCGTCGACAGCGACGACCCAATCGTCTGAGGCGGTCACCGACCGGATTCGAGTGCTCGGCGTCGTATTCGAGTGCCTGGCGTCGCAGTCGTGCGCGAACCGGGCGTTTCCGGGGGAACGGTATTGCCGCTCGCGGCCGACGTCGTCGATATGACGGATCCGTTCGTCGTCGTCGGCGGTGACGCTGCGGGCTTGAGTGCCGCAAGCAAGGCCAGGCGCGAGGCTCCCGACCGCGAGGTCGTCGTGTTCGAGCGGGGCCAGTGGGTGTCGTACGCGCACTGCGGCGAGCCGTACTTCGTGAAGGGCGAGGTCGAGAAACTCGAGGACCTCCTGTCGCTGTCGCCCGAGGAGGTCGAGGACCGCGGGATCGACCTGCGTCGCGAGCACGAGGTCGTCGGCGTGAACGTCGACGCGGAGACCGTCGGCGTCCAGGGGCCGAACGGCCAGTTCGAGCAGCCCTACAGCGACCTCCTGGTGGCAACGGGCGCGCGCGCCGTCACCGAACCCATCGAGGGACACGACCTCGACGCGGCGCTCCCGATGCACGGCCTCGACTGCGCGGCCGCCCTCCGGGCGCTCCTGCTGGACCCGGACGCCGACCACCTCGCCGCAGTCGGTGGCGAGTCCTACGTCGACCGCGAACTCGTCGAGCGGTACGGCGCGATGCAGGCACCGGAGACCGTCGCGATCGTCGGCGGCGGGTACGTCGGCGTGGAGATGGCCGAAGCGTTCGGCGCGCACGACCTCGACGTCCACCTCTTCCAGCGTCCCGAACACGTCCTCGAGTCGTTCGGCGAACCCGTCGCCGAACGCGTCGAGGCGACCCTCCGCGAGCACGGCGTCGCGCTCCACCTCGGCGAGGAGGTCGCGCGCCTCGAAGGGAACGCGGACGGTCGCGTGAGCAGCCTCACGTGCTCGGACGGGACGACGCTGTCCTGCGAGCTCGCGCTCGTCGGCATCGGCGTCCGCCCGAACACCGCGCTCCTCGCGGACACGCCGATCGAACTCGGCGCGAGCGGTGCGGTCGCAGTCGACGAGTACGGGCAGACGAACGTCGACGGCGTGTACGCCGCCGGCGACTGCGCGGAGGCGATCCACGCGGTCAGCGGCGAGCCCGAGTGGGTGCCACTCGGCCTGACCGCGAACCGCGCCGGCCGCGCCGTCGGCACCACCGTCGCACGAACCACGTACGACGACGCTACCGACCGCGACGGCCACGGCGGAGACGGGGGCGACGGCGGCGGTCGCTCGCTTGCGCCCGCCGACCGCGAACCGATCGGGGACGTCGCCGGGACCGCGGTCACGAAGGCCTTCGACATGGAGTGCGGGCGCGCGGGCATCACGGACCACGCGGAAGCGCGCGAGTACGGCTTCGACCCCGTCACCGAGACCGTCACGACGCGCTCGCGCTCGGGCTACTACCCGGGCGCAGCCGAGACCGTCGTCTCGCTGACCGCAGACCGCGACAGCGAACGCCTGCTCGGCGGGACCATCGCAGGCACCGACCGCGCAGCCATCCGCATCGACACCGTCGCCACCGCGCTCGAGGCCGAGATGACCGTCGGCGACCTCGAACGCACCGACCTCGCGTACGCCCCGCCGTTCTCGCCGGTCTGGGACCCGATCCTCACCGCCGCGAAGGTCCTCCGTGGGACGCTGTCGGACTGACCGCGCCCCTCGAACGGCCGGACGCGGCGACCAGCGCAATTGTACGCATCGCACTTTTCAGTCTCCCCCACCTTCGGTACAGTATGTCCGACCAGTTCCCCGACCTCGACGCGACAGTTCCACTGATCGGCGCAGCCGAACTGAAGGCGCGCCTGGACGCCGGCGACCACGTCGTCGTCCTCGACACGCGCCGCCCCGACGACTTCGAGACGTGGCACGTCAGCGGCGACGCCGTCACCGCCATCAACGTCCCGTTCACCGAGTTCATGGACGGCGACGACCCCGCCTCCGGCGTTCCCGAGTCTCTCCTCGAAGCCCTCCCCGAGCAGTACGACGAGCCCATCGTCACGTGCTGCGCGAAGGGCATCTCCAGCCTCTACGTCGCCGAGTTCCTCGCCCGCGAAGGCTACGACGTCGTCGGGCTCGACGACGGCATGCGCGGCTGGGCGGGCCTCTACGAGTCCACGCCGCTCCCGAGCGAGTACGTCCCCGACGAAGCCGTCGTCCGCCAGTTCGTCCGCCCCAGCTCTGGCTGTCTCGCCTACCTCGTCCTCTCGAACGACGAGGCGATGGTCGTCGACCCGCTGCGTGCGTTCGCGAACGAGTACCCCGCCGCGGCCGACGAGCACGACGCTACGCTCGTGTACGCCGCTGACACGCACGTACACGCCGACCACGTCTCCGGCGTCGACGCGGTCGCCGACGCCACCGACGCCCAGGCGCTCGTCCCGCGAGGCGCCGACGAACGCGGGTACGAGGGCGACGCCGACTTCGTCGACGCAGGCGACGAACTCCAGGTCGGCGACGTCGCGGTCGAAGCCGTCGCGCTCCCGGGGCACACGAGCGAGATGCTCGGATTCCGCGTCGGCGACGTCTTGCTGGCCGGCGACACTATCTTCACCGACTCGGTCGCCAGACCCGACCTGGAAGCGGGCGACGAGGGCGCGAAGGACGCCGCGCGCCAGCTCTACGACACCATCCAGGAAGTGGGCGAACTGGACGACGGCGTCCTGATCGCGCCGGGACACACCTCCGAGACCGCGACCGCGCGCGACGACGGCACGTACGCCGCGACGCTCGGCGAGCTCGAGCAGCGCCTGCCGGCGTTCGAGCGCGACCGCGAGGCGTTCGTCGACGCGATCCTCGACGGGATGCCCCCGCGGCCGAACAACTACGAGCGCATCATCGCCGCGAACCTCGGCAGAGCCGCGGTCGACGACAGCGAGGCGTTCGAACTTGAACTCGGCCCGAACAACTGCGCGGCCGGCGAGTAGGAACTCGCACCCGGTCACTGCAGGCCGCGGACGGAACCGTGCGGCCGAGGAACGCACACCCGATGCCAGTCACGTTCACGGACGACGACGAAGGACGGACCGTGGTCGACGCAAGCGGTAGCACGCTCGGACTCGTCACGAAGGTCGTAGAGGACACGGCGTACGTCGACCCCCAGCCGGGGGTCGCCGAGCAGATCAAGGCCGCGCTCGGGTGGGGCGACGCCGACTCGGAGGAGTACACCGTCCACCAGGACGCCGTCGAAGCCCGGAGCGACGACGAACTGCGGCTGCGAGGCGAACTGTAGCCAGACCGCGTCGACCGCGGCGATCGCCCCGCCAGAGCGGTGCCGTCGCGGTCGAGACCGCGACTCGAAGGCGGCGACCCCGTGGGGGTTGGGAAACGCATACCCGCCGCGACGCCGACCGTCGAGTATGGTCGAGAACCAGTCCGAGACGTTCGCGATCGGCGGGACAGACGACGTGCATCGCCTCGGGTACGGCGCGATGCGGATCACGGGCGAGGACATCGTCGGTCCGCCCGCGGACGAGGCGACCGCGACGGACGTCCTCCGGCACGCCACAGACCTCGGCATCGATTTCGTCGACACCGCGGACTCGTACGGTCCCGGCGTCAGCGAGCGCCTCATCCGCGAGGCCCTGCATCCCTATGACGACCCGGACGTGTTCGTCGCGACGAAAGGCGGCTTGCTGCGGAACCGCGACGGCGAGTGGAAGCCCCTCGGCGACCCCGACTACCTGAAGAACGCGCACCTCGCGAGCCTCGACAGGCTCGGCGTCGAGAAGATCGACCTCTACCAGCACCACCGCCCCGACCCCGACGTCGACGTCGAGGACTCGCTGCACGCGCTCGCGGAACTCCAGGACGAGGGCGTCGTCGAGCACGTCGGCGTCTCGAACTACTCCGTGGAGCAACTCGAGCGCGCGAGCGATATCGTCGACGTTGCAACCGTACAAAACCGGTTCAACCTGAGCTATCGGGAGGAGCGAGAGGTCCTGGAGTGGTGCGAGGCCAACGACGCCGGGTTCATCCCGTGGTATCCCCTGGCTGCAGGTGACCTCGACGACGACGACGCCGTGGACGAGATCGCGGGCGCACACGACGCCACCCGCGAACAGATCGCGCTCGCCTGGCTCCTCCACACGAGCGACGTCACCCTCCCCATCCCCGGCACCAGTAGTAAAGAGCACCTGGAGGAGAACGTCGCCGCCAGTCAGATCGACCTCGACGACGACGAAGTGGAGCGCCTCGACGACGCCGCCTGACGCGATCGAGAACGGGTTCGTACGCATCCTCGAACCGTTACGCGCGAGGCAAAATACCGACCGCAAGGGAGCAGTGGACTCCGCACCGCCCCGACTGACGCTACTTCCCCGTGAACTGACCCTGTTCGTCGCGCCCCTGCTCCCGAGCCGAGCGTTTCCGGTCGCGCGAGCGGCCCCCCTCCGTCATCCCCTGGCCGCCCTCGTCGTCGTCACTCAGGTTCCGTTCGTGCTGGCCGCCACCTCGCTCCGACTCCCGACCGCGATCTCGCCCCCGACCCTCCTGCTGGTGCTCGACGCCGCCACCGATGTGGTGGTGCTGGGACTGGCCGGACTGGCCGCGCTGGCGACCCCGATCGGACTGTTGCCCGCCGTGCTGTCCGCGCTGCTGCTGGCTGCTACCTCGCTGTCCGTGCTGCTGGCCGCCGTGTCGCTGCTGGCTACCGCCCTGCTGCTGGCCCTGGCGGTCCGCGAACTGTCCCGGCTGGTCGCGCTGCTGGGACTGCACCGAATGCTGCCCGCCGCGCGACTGGCCCTGCTGCTGGCCGCCGCCGCGCGGACCGTGCTGTTGGCCGCCGCCGTGCTGTTGCTGGTCGCCACCGTGCTGCTGTCCCTGCCATCCACTACCGTGCTGTTGGCCGCCGCCGTGCTGTCCGTGTTGCTGTTGGCCGCCTCCACGTTGTCCCTGTTGCTGCCCGCCGTGCTGTTGCTGCCCGCCGTGCTGTCCGTGTTGCTGTTGGCCGCCTCCACGTTGTCCCTGTTGCTGCCCGCCGTGCTGTTGCTGCCCGCCGTGCTGTTGCTGCCCGCCGTGTCGTTGCATCCCCTGCTGCCGACCACCGCGCTGCTGGGGTTGCTGCCCGCCGCCACGCTGGCCCTGGTGACCCGCGAACTGCCCCTGCTGGTCGCGCTGCTGGGACTGCGCCGAATGCTGCCCGCCGCGCGATCGACCCTGCTGCTGGCCGCCGCCATGGTGACCGTGCTGTTGCTGGCCACCGTGCCGTTGCTGTCCCTGACCGTGCTGCTGACCCTGCTGCCCCCCATACTGTTGGCCACCGTGCTGCTGCTGCCCGCCATGTTGTTGCTGTCCCTGACCGTGCTGCTGCTGCTGACCGCCTTGCTGTTGATGACTGCCGAACTGCTGTCCATGCTGCTGGTGACCACCGGGCCGTTGCCCGCCCTGCTGCTGGCCCTGGTGGCCTTGGAACTGGCCCTGCTGGTCGCGCTGCTGGGACTGCTCGGCGTGCTGGCCGCCGCGCGACTGGCCCTGGTGCTGGCCGCCGTGTTGTTCTCGCTCCTGTTCGCCTCGTCGTCGGTTATGGTCGTGGTGTGGCATGATGAGTGAGTTCCGCTCTCTGAGTACTGACAGCACGATACGAAACGGGTCTCCCAACGACCCACTCGAAACACGCTACCGTCCGCCACAGTCTCTTGTGCTTGCGCCCGCAGGCTACGCCGAACGCCCCAGACGGGGCGTTCGAGCGTTCCCTGGCCGACGGCTGGTTTCAAGACCCCCGCGGGCGTCGAGTGTGACGAATGTCCGCGGCCACCGACCTGTTCGTGAACCTCGTCGGCGACAGCGTCCTCGTGCAGGCGCTCGTCGGCGGTATCGTCATCGCGTTCATGAACCTCTTCGGGGCGTCGCTCATCCTCTTCATCAGGGACCCGAGCGAGCGCTTCCTCGACGGCGCGCTCGGGTTCGCGGCCGGCGTGATGCTCGCGGCGGCGTTCACGAGCCTCATCCTCCCCGGGATCGACGCCGCGGGCGGCGACCCCCTCCCCGTGCTGTTCGGCGTCCTCCTCGGCGCAGCGTTCCTCGACCAGGCCGACCGGTTCGTGCCGCACGCGCACTACCTCCTCACCGGCAAGAAGCGCGAGGACGCCGCACAGCCCAGCGGCGACGTCCCCGCGGTCGACGACGCGAAGGTCGCGAGCGTCGTCCTGTTCATCCTCGCGATCACGCTCCACAACATGCCCGAGGGGCTCGCCGTCGGCGTCGGGTTCGGGAACGCCGCGAACGCGACCGGCGCCGACGCGACCGCTGCGCTCGCGGACGCGCTCTCGCTCATGCTCGCGATCGGCATCCAGAACGTCCCCGAGGGACTCGCGGTGTCGGTCGCCGCCGTCAACGCCGGCCTCGACCGGCGGACGTACGCCATCTTCGCCGGCGTCCGCTCGGGCGTCGTCGAGATCCCGCTGTGCGTGTTCGGCGCGCTCGCCGTCACGCTCGCCGCCCCACTCCTCCCGTACGCGATGGGGTTCGCCGCCGGCGCGATGCTGTTCGTCATCAGCGACGAGATCGTCCCCGAGACGCACTCGCGAGGCTACGAGCGAGTCGCGACCACCGGCCTCATGATCGGCGTCGTCGTCATGCTCTACCTCGACGTCAGCTTGGCATGAGCAGTCACTTC is part of the Halorubellus sp. JP-L1 genome and harbors:
- a CDS encoding bacterio-opsin activator domain-containing protein; its protein translation is MSTNHETLDAASVLDAATVLVVGAADWTTTLAAALEERTAATVERATANSAALDVLESSDVDAVVTENALEDGTGIELLRAVRDRTATLPVLLGAENGSEALASEATAAGVTGYVAVDAPSDAVVDDVLERTDRAIRAARRSRTRRDRARQFDAIFHDDRTATWVLAPDGTLERVNQTAREVVDADVDDIVGEPLWTLPWWTDAADDRADVRRIVETALGGSFGHAVVLREGVDGGRVVELSARPVTDERGRLVSVVVEGVDISERVDLERDLRRSEELHRVTLNNMTDTVLITDEDGEYTYVCPNAHFIFGYGADEIRDLGGIDALLGEDLFDREELAETGVLKNIECTAIDKAGREHTLLVNVREVSIQDGRLLYSCRDITKRKQREEALATLQETARDFLYAGTHREIAQQVVDDAASVLDLDASAVYLFDAEENHLEPAAYSQGMREAHGPLPTVHADGRDLTSYSFVEDESLFFDDVHDADRLANPATELRSTTYIPLGSHGVFVAGSTDVGAFDDVARELADLLAATAEAALDRVSRESRLREQDRELQARNDELTALNRINETIREIDQALVRAETREEIDHTVCDLLTADDRFRFAWVGSVDGTGDVVEPRAWAGADEGYLDAVSFDVDAHHVEPAGRTAATQRATKVSNVATDLRVAPWRKDALARDFLSVLSIPLAYDDVTHGVLTVYAETPDAFDETIRTVLEELAETIAAAISASERKRALLTTSMTRVEFAVEDRSFVLAALARAADCTVTYEGGVQQTATGTQVFVTVEDAPVDDVVAAARDVVGVDDVHRMAGGETGGVLRLGLSRPFVAAEFADYGAVVSRIEATAAGTTLTVDVPESVDVRRVTRVVEERFDDAELASKQTRSQASEHGFYATVLDRLTDRQLEVLETAYYSGFFESPRQCTGDVVADSLGISPQAFYQHVRTVQRKLFAALVDDHVPVSPPASA
- a CDS encoding rubrerythrin-like domain-containing protein, producing the protein MRDVDHDPSEASPYECFECGSVVVAEDNPGACPDCAGSLRNRRTPIE
- the gdhB gene encoding glutamate dehydrogenase GdhB; translated protein: MASTTTTDDETDGVDESTGGDEIASDGVDGSTEADDVDDETETESALETARRQLQQAAALVDVDQHIVDRLKYPKAVHEVTVPVERDDGSVDLFTGYRAQHDSVRGPFKGGLRYHPDVTRDECVGLGMWMTWKCAVMDIPFGGAKGGVAVDPKSLSDDETERLTRRFAGELRDVIGPNTDIPAPDMGTTPQTMAWLMDAYSMQEGETTPGVVTGKPPVVGGSEGRDGAPGRSVALVTREAVEYYGKDLAETTVAIQGFGSVGANAARLLDEWGASVVAVSDVNGAIYDQSGLDTHAVQSHGEQPEAVMGHDAPATLSNEELLELDVDVLVPAAVGNVLTVENADDVAADLIVEGANGPTTSGAGEVFAERDIPVIPDILANAGGVTVSYFEWLQDINRRKWSLERVHEELDAEMLSAWHRVREEHEARDVTWRDAAYVVALSRVAEAHATRGLWP
- a CDS encoding CopG family ribbon-helix-helix protein — translated: MTVASVSMPQELLDRIDEFADEHGYTGRSEVLREGARNLLGEFEDKQLEDRQLIGVITVLFDFETSNAEQRMMTLRHEYEGLVKSNFHNHVGDHQCMELFVLEGSLEEISAFVGKVRATKGTTTVDYSVTPVDSDDPIV
- a CDS encoding FAD-dependent oxidoreductase; this translates as MTDPFVVVGGDAAGLSAASKARREAPDREVVVFERGQWVSYAHCGEPYFVKGEVEKLEDLLSLSPEEVEDRGIDLRREHEVVGVNVDAETVGVQGPNGQFEQPYSDLLVATGARAVTEPIEGHDLDAALPMHGLDCAAALRALLLDPDADHLAAVGGESYVDRELVERYGAMQAPETVAIVGGGYVGVEMAEAFGAHDLDVHLFQRPEHVLESFGEPVAERVEATLREHGVALHLGEEVARLEGNADGRVSSLTCSDGTTLSCELALVGIGVRPNTALLADTPIELGASGAVAVDEYGQTNVDGVYAAGDCAEAIHAVSGEPEWVPLGLTANRAGRAVGTTVARTTYDDATDRDGHGGDGGDGGGRSLAPADREPIGDVAGTAVTKAFDMECGRAGITDHAEAREYGFDPVTETVTTRSRSGYYPGAAETVVSLTADRDSERLLGGTIAGTDRAAIRIDTVATALEAEMTVGDLERTDLAYAPPFSPVWDPILTAAKVLRGTLSD
- a CDS encoding MBL fold metallo-hydrolase — protein: MSDQFPDLDATVPLIGAAELKARLDAGDHVVVLDTRRPDDFETWHVSGDAVTAINVPFTEFMDGDDPASGVPESLLEALPEQYDEPIVTCCAKGISSLYVAEFLAREGYDVVGLDDGMRGWAGLYESTPLPSEYVPDEAVVRQFVRPSSGCLAYLVLSNDEAMVVDPLRAFANEYPAAADEHDATLVYAADTHVHADHVSGVDAVADATDAQALVPRGADERGYEGDADFVDAGDELQVGDVAVEAVALPGHTSEMLGFRVGDVLLAGDTIFTDSVARPDLEAGDEGAKDAARQLYDTIQEVGELDDGVLIAPGHTSETATARDDGTYAATLGELEQRLPAFERDREAFVDAILDGMPPRPNNYERIIAANLGRAAVDDSEAFELELGPNNCAAGE
- a CDS encoding aldo/keto reductase, whose translation is MVENQSETFAIGGTDDVHRLGYGAMRITGEDIVGPPADEATATDVLRHATDLGIDFVDTADSYGPGVSERLIREALHPYDDPDVFVATKGGLLRNRDGEWKPLGDPDYLKNAHLASLDRLGVEKIDLYQHHRPDPDVDVEDSLHALAELQDEGVVEHVGVSNYSVEQLERASDIVDVATVQNRFNLSYREEREVLEWCEANDAGFIPWYPLAAGDLDDDDAVDEIAGAHDATREQIALAWLLHTSDVTLPIPGTSSKEHLEENVAASQIDLDDDEVERLDDAA